The Bdellovibrionales bacterium region GCTCGCCACATCACTGGAGATGATGTAGTTTTCTTGCAAAGGACCTCTAAAGTCCGTGCGACGACGAACGCGACGGCTGAATTCTTTCCCATTTTGTCCATCGAGAAAGCTGTAAATGCTGACGTACCGAGTTCGGCCATTTTTAGGAATCGAGTTAAACCCGCGATAATCGAGCTTCACCACGGTGAATTGAAATCCTGCAGGCACATTCACGGGAATGAAGATGGTGCAATTTTTTACGCTTCTTTTAACACCCGCCGACTGACCCGCAAGCACCACGTAGTTGTCAAAAAGCAGAGATAAAGTTTTGTTATCAGGGGTCAGCGCGGCCCCGACAGTTCCGTCGGGGCATCCGCTCCCCTGCAGGAATGGCGCACTCATTTGAACCCCACCGACGATGGCGGAGTTTTGGTTTTTAGGAGGAGCTCCAATCTGATTTAAAAAATCCCCCACGTCTTCACCCACCTGCAATGGCGGTTCTTCCATGGAATCCACCTGTGCAAAAGTGATAGTCCCTACGAACAGAACA contains the following coding sequences:
- a CDS encoding DUF4360 domain-containing protein — protein: MKSLFFLAVLFVGTITFAQVDSMEEPPLQVGEDVGDFLNQIGAPPKNQNSAIVGGVQMSAPFLQGSGCPDGTVGAALTPDNKTLSLLFDNYVVLAGQSAGVKRSVKNCTIFIPVNVPAGFQFTVVKLDYRGFNSIPKNGRTRYVSIYSFLDGQNGKEFSRRVRRRTDFRGPLQENYIISSDVASQPVWSTCGSKVQLRVDTRAVAVSNGKNEDVMATIDSIDSAVGTSAEYHFLWRECGGKGKNPPQLPPFSKFPKIWG